DNA sequence from the Bacteroidales bacterium genome:
TATATTGGGTCACATACTGTAGTTGAACTGCAGAAACAAGGCTTTGAAGTGCTGATCGTTGATAATCTCTCGAATTCCAGGATAGAAGTCCTGGGAAATATTGCAGCCATCACCGGAATATTTCCTGAGTTCGAACATTTCGACCTGGCAGACCAGTCAAGAACTCTCGATTTTTTTCAGAGACATAAAGATATTGTGGGTGTTATTCATTTTGCTGCTTTCAAAGCAGTGGGTGAATCCGTCGCAAATCCTTTAATGTACTATCATAATAACCTTTATTCCCTGGTCAACGTGCTGGAGGGCATGAAACTATCAGGGGTTCAGAACCTGGTATTTTCTTCTTCCTGCACAGTATACGGACAACCGGAAGAATTGCCGGTTACCGAAAAAGCCCCGGTTCAGAAAGCATGGTCTCCCTATGGAAATACCAAGCAGATGTGTGAAGATATCCTTGGATTTACTGTGGGAGTGACTGGTATAAAAGCCATTGCCCTCAGGTACTTTAACCCGATTGGATCTCATGATTCAGCATTGATAGGTGAGCTGCCGCTGGGTACGCCTAATAACCTTATGCCTTTTATTACCCAGACTGCCATAGGGATAAGGGAAAGCCTGAAAGTTTTCGGAGGAGATTACGATACTGTTGACGGTACAGCTGTGCGCGATTATATTCATGTGGTAGATATTGCAAAAGCACATGTGATAGCAGTTGAACGTATGATCGGGAATAAAGGGAAGTCAGACCTCGAGATTTTCAACCTGGGTACCGGAAATGGATTCTCAGTACTGGAAGTAATCCATTCATTTGAAAAGATGAGTGGCGAAAAACTGAATTACAGCATCGTCGACCGTCGTGCCGGTGATGTGGAAAAAGTATGGGCTGATACCCGTTATGCCAATGAAGAACTGGGCTGGAAAGCTGAACGAAGCCTCGACGATATGACCCAGTCGGCCTGGAAATGGGAACTTAAGCTTAAGGAGAAAGTGCTTGAAGCTATTTAGTCATTAAAAGCAATGAAGACCAAAAGGTATTTTGACCTTTTATACAATATATTTTAAACAAACTCATCCATCAACAGAATTCGCTTTATGAAGAACATACTCATCACCGGCGGGGCCGGTTTCATCGGTTCACACCTGGTAAGGTTGTTTGTTAACAAATATCCACAATACAAAATCATCAACCTTGATAAACTTACCTATGCCGGTAACCTTGCCAATCTGAAAGATATCGAGCAAAAACCCAATTATGAGTTTGTAAAGGCTGATATCGTTGATGAACCCACTATGATGGCCATTTTTGAAGCCTATAAGTTTGATGCTGTGATACACCTGGCAGCTGAAAGTCATGTTGACCGCTCTATCTCGAATCCGAAGGAGTTCATTATGACCAATATTGTAGGGACAGTAAACCTGTTAAATGCCGCCAGAAGCATATGGAAGGACAATTTCGACGGGAAAAGGTTTTATCATATCTCAACAGATGAAGTTTATGGTTCATTAGGCGATGAAGGTAAGTTCCTCGAATCAACTCCTTATGACCCCCGGTCACCCTATTCCGCTTCAAAAGCCAGTAGCGACCATTTAGTAAGGGCCTATAATCATACTTTTGGGATGCCAACCGTTATTTCCAATTGTTCCAATAATTATGGACCTTTCCAGTTTCCTGAAAAGCTTGTACCCTTGTGTATCAATAATATCCGACATAGCAAACCCCTTCCTGTATACGGAACCGGTTCAAATATCCGGGATTGGTTATTTGTAGAAGATCATGCCAAAGCAATTGACTTGATTTTCCATAAGGGAGGAATTGGAGAAACCTACAATATCGGTGGGAATAATGAATGGACCAACCTTGACCTGGTAAAGAAACTATGCGAAATCATGGATCAGAAGATGGGACGAGCCCCCGGGACATCGGAACAACTCATTACTTTCGTGAAAGATCGTGCGGGGCATGATTTCAGGTATGCAATTGATTCCTCAAAATTGCAGCAGGAACTTGGATGGAAACCAGAGGTAGTTTTTGCTGAAGGTTTCGAGAAAACGATCGAATGGTACCTCTCAAACCAGGCCTGGCTCGATTTTGTAACCACAGGTAATTATCTCAAGTACTACGACGATATGTATAAGAACAGGTAGGATTTTTTTCGTGCCTGTTGCAGGTTCCATGTTATATTTGTACCTTTATTCAAGATATGGAGAAATATGTATATATTTTTCCATATCATGTTATACGTGTTTGATAAATAATAGTCTACCTGATGGAACAACACCTGGTACAAGTCTTACGCAACAGGGCTGCCCAATATACTGATCGGGAAGTTTTCCGTTTCCGGCCCAGTGGATCCAAAACCTATCAAAGTACCACCTGGAAGGAAGTTGTGCTCCATGTTGATGAAGTGGCACTTTCACTTCTCTCCCTTGGATTTGGTCCTAAATCAAATATCGGAATCTTTAGTGCCAATAAACCTGAATGGACCATTGCGGACTATGGGATTATGGCTATCAGAGGGGTTGTTGTGCCATTTTTCAGCACCGCCTCTAAAACCCAGGTTAAATATATCGTGGATGAAACTTCCATGCAATTGATGTTCGTTGGGAATAAGGAACAGCTTGAATCTGCAGTTTGGCTGATGAATAATAATTCCACCCTTCGTAAAGTTGTTTCATTTGATGAAACTGCAATCGATGGTAAAGATGAACGTTTGATGGGTTGGTCTGACTTCATGGCACTTGGTAAACAAGCTGCTGCCTCCACAACCGATCTTGAAAAAATTCTTGCACAAGCTGAACCCGACGATCTGGCCACCATAATTTATACATCCGGTACAACAGGAGAACCGAAAGGTGTGATGCTTGGACAGGACAATTTTATCAGCTGCCTGAAGATCCATGATCAACGACTGGATGTGAATGACAAAGACGTTTCCATGTGCTTCCTTCCACTTAGCCATATTTTTGAACGCGCCTGGTCGTTTTATATGATCCATTGCGGGGTAACCCTCGTATTCCTGGAAAATCCCAAATCTGTTATCGAGGAACTTCCTCTGGCTCAACCCACCCTGATGTGCACGGTTCCGCGGTTTTTTGAAAAAACCTATGAGGGAATCCGTGCTGAAGAAGCCAAATGGTCACCTATTAAGAGAAAAATCTTCGACTGGACTATCAAAGTTGGTTACGAACGTTCAGAATATCTTAAAGACAGCCTTCCCATTCCAATGGGTTTGCAAATCAAGTATAAGATTGCTAATAAAGTGACCTTACAAAAACTTCGCAGTATTTTCGGAGGCAGTATTCGTACCATGCCCTGTTCAGGTGCAGCTATCAGGACAGAATTACTAAGGTTCTTCCATGCTACCGGCATTTTTGTGAATTATGGATACGGCGCTTCAGAAACTACTGCAACAGTGTCTTGTTTCCGCACCGACCATTATGAATTCGGATCCTGTGGCACAGTAATGCCAGATGTAGAAGTTAAAATGGATGAAAAGGGTGAAATTCTTGTGAAGGCAGCTACGGTATTCAAGGGATACTATAACAAACCCAATGAAACAGCTAAGGTATTGACGGATGGCTGGTACCACACAGGTGATAAAGGCTCATTCAGCAGTTTAGGAAACCTTGTGATGGAGGATCGTTTGAATGATATTTTCAAAACATCCGGCGGTAAATACGTCTCACCTCAAAAGATAGAACTTCTCCTTTCAAATGACCCGTTTATTGAACAGGCTATTGTGATTGGTGACAACAGGAAATATATCTCAGCACTGATCATTCCTTCTTTCTTAACCCTGAAATTGAGAACAGAATTAAATATTCTACCAGAACATTCCCCCCAGGAAATTATTGATAACCCTTTAGTTATCGGTTTTCTCAATGAAAGGATCAAGGAAATCCAGGAGGAGTTAACACCTTATGAAAGGGTTGTAAAATTTACCTTGTTACCTGAAGCATTCAGTATCGAGAATGATTCTTTAACAGGTACCTTGAAGCTAAAACGGAAAGTGATCAACCTGAAATTCCAGGAATTGATAGAAAAGATGTACTAGCGGGTTAATTTCCATCGTCTGTGCGACCATAACCAGCTTCCCGGGTTTTTCCGGATCAGCTCCTCGAGTTTTCCTGCGTATCTGCGGGTGATTTCACCCTCGGGCAATTCTTTTGGATTGTCAGCGATTACAGAAATTTCAAGTGTATAATATCCCCTTTTCACTCGTTGGACATCTCCGTATAGCACCGGCATATCGTATCGACGGGCATAGTTTTCAGGACCATGCAAGAATGCAGTATCCCTGTTCATGAAATTCACCCAGATCGATTTTCTGACATTGGTCGGACTCTGGTCAGCAGCCATGATATAGATGGATGGAGAACCAGCATTCTTCTCAAATAATGCTCCCGTTTTATAGATTGATGCCAGTGATGTACCGAATTTTGAACGGCTCCACTTTGCGAAGCGATCAATGTACTTATTGCTCAGGGGTTTGTACAAGGCATAGATAGGGTAGTGGGTAAATAATCCCGGTGAAAGGCTTCCCCATTCCCAGTTATTGAAATGGGCAGGCACGGCAATGATACTCTTTCCCTGGGATAAAAAAGATTCTATGAGCTCAGGGTTTACAATCCGATGCCTTCGTTTTACCTGTTTTGGTGTCATGCTAAAGGCTTTCAGTCCTTCAACCGTAACATCCGCCAGATTCTTATAAACATCAGAAATCATCTTTTGCATTTCTTGCTCGGTGGCATCAGGGAATGAGCCCCTTAGATTGGAACTAATTACCTCTTTCCTGTATCCAACCAATCTTTGCAGGATAAATCGAATCAGGTCGGAAAAAAGGTAAAGTACCGGAAATGGAATCAGTCCGATCAGGAATACAAAGACAAGAAAAATGCCTGTTATAATAAGGTTCATAATATTGTACGAATGATACAGGAGAAAGGTGCAAAGTTACCGATTTTCCAATAGTTCTTTACTGTACTTTTGGACGACAAAATCATATTCCGGGATTTCGGGAACATTCAACTGATGATGAGAATCTATTCAAAGTATGCCAGTTGGAAATTGCAGGAGAAACTCCGGGCAATAAAAATCAGACTTCAGAAAACACAAATACTTTCTTCAATTATGGATTATACACCAGAACCGGGACGCTATCGTGAAATGCTATACAGGCGCTGTGGCAAAAGCGGACTCATGTTACCTGCTGTCTCATTAGGTCTTTGGCACAATTTCGGCCATGTCGACGATTTTAAAACCTCCAGGGCCATTGCTCTAAAAGCTTTTGACCGGGGCATTACCCATTTTGATCTTGCAAATAATTATGGGCCGCCTCCCGGATCTGCAGAATCAAATTTTGGAAAAATTCTTAGCCAGGATCTTAAACCCTGGCGGGATGAACTGATCATCTCCTCCAAAGCCGGTTACCTGATGTGGCCCGGACCATACGGAGAATGGGGATCAAGGAAATACCTTATTTCCAGTATTGACCAGAGTTTGAAACGGATGGGATTGGAATATGTCGATATCTTCTACAGTCACCGTCCGGATCCTGATACTCCCCTGGAAGAGACTATGACTGCCCTTGACCAGATTGTCAGGCAAGGAAAAGCACTGTATGCAGGGATATCAAATTATCCCCCGGATATGACGGTGAAAGCAATTTCAATCCTTGAACAATTGGGGACACCCTGCCTGATCCATCAACCCAGGTATAATATGCTTGATCGCTGGGCTGAAAACGGACTCTTACAGGTATTAGGTGCAGAAGGTATCGGATGTATAGTCTATTCCCCTCTTGCCCAGGGATTGCTTACTGACCGGTACCTGAAAGGGATTCCCCGGGATTCAAGAGCTGCAAAACCTCATGGTTTTCTGAAAGAAGACAGAGTGCCTGAGGTGATGCCTCAGATTCAGCAACTCAATGCGATTGCCGGAAAAAGGGGACAAAGCCTTGCCCAGATGGCACTGGCCTGGCTGCTGAAAGATGAAAGGGTTACCTCAGTATTGATTGGTGCAAGTTCAGTCCGTCAGTTGGAAGATTCTTTGCAGTCACTTCAAAAACTGAATTTCAGCCAGGAAGAACTGAAGCAAATTGAGACACTGTTGAATACAAGTGCATCTAATTATTGATTATCGATTTTGGAAATCGCTTCAAAGATTTCAATCTTCAGTTCCGGGATCCAAAGAGGGGGAATATTTCGCCCCCCCCCCGCCCCAATTTTCCCCTTTTTGTTTGGGGCCCCCCCTGTGTAATAAACGGGGGGTTTTTCGTTGGTCCTCCCCCACTTCTTTCCCCCCCCCCCCCCCCCCCCCCCCTCCTACCCCCCCCCCCCGAAGTCCCCCCTGGATAATTGTCGCCCCGCAGGCGCGTCGATGAAGCTTTTTTCCCCCCTAATATGTTTAACGGCATTTTTAGACATAACAAACCTCATTTAAAATTGCCGGTCCTAAGTAACAACTTAAACCATTCTTAGTCACCAGTTCTACTTTTTCATTTTCGAAAAGTCTCTCAAACGCCAGTAATTGCGGGTTCAAAATCGATAAATATATCAATGTCACTTTGAGAGGATTGTTCATTACGGACATAAGATCCAAATAGTCCTACTTCTCTGATTCCGTGCTTGTTTAGCTCCGGTTTAGAGTTCTTAAGGGGAAAATCTGTGGTCATTATTTCAATACAAATATACACTCTATAACACTCATGATGCACTCATAGCCTGAACATCCGGGGCAATTTTCTTGACAAGTCCCTGGAGTACTGTTCCCGGGCCTACTTCAATAAAGGTATCACCTCCATCAGCTACCATATTCTGCACCGTTTGGGTCCAACGTACCGGTGAAGTCAACTGTGCTACCAGGTTTGCCTTGATTTCTTCAGGAGAACTGAAAGGTTTAGCATTTACATTCTGGTAAATGGGGCAGATAGGGGTATTGAACTGAGTGGCTTCAATAGCGGCGGCTAATTCTACCCTTGCCGGTTCCATAAGCGGTGAATGGAAGGCTCCACCTACTTTGAGAGGTAATGCCCTTTTAGCACCGGCTTCCTTTAGTTTTTCACAGGCAATCTCAATGCCTTTAAAGGAACCTGAAATCACGAGTTGCCCGGGACTGTTATAGTTTGCTGGTACAACGACCTCTTCAATATCTTTGAGCACCACCTCAACTTTATCATCATCCAGTCCAAGGATGGCAGCCATTGTGGAGGGCTCAGCTTCACAGGCTTTCTGCATTGCAAGTGCACGGGCATATACCAGTCGGAGGCCATCTTCAAAAGTGAGGGCTTTATTGGCAACCAGGGCTGAAAATTCTCCTAGGGAGTGGCCGGCTACCATATCGGGTGTGAAGTTCTCACCCAGGGTGGCTGCTAAAATTACTGAATGAAGAAAAATAGCAGGCTGGGTTACTTTCGTCTGCCTGAGGTCCTCATCAGTACCGGCGAACATCAGGTCAGTGATCCTGTATCCAAGTATTTCATTGGCTTTCTCGAACATCTCTTTCGCAATCGGGAAGTTGTCATACAGATCTTTTCCCATTCCTACAAACTGGGCACCCTGACCCGGAAATACATATGCTTTCATAATAATTGGTTTGGCTTAATGAAGGCGCAAAAATACAAATTCCTTTTAGATAGAGAATTCAGAGTCACCAGACAAAAAAAAAGCCGGCAATAAACCGGCCTGAAATTCAAGTGAAAGTAATTTTAATCCCTTCTGCCCAGGAAACGTAAAAGGAACAGGAAGAGGTTAATGAAGTCGAGGTAAAGTGCCAATGCTCCCATGATGGCATATTTCTTTGTTGATTCCTGGCCGGCAATCATCTCTCCGCTCATATTCTTCAGTTTCTGTACATCATAAGCTGTAAGTCCGGTGAATATCAAT
Encoded proteins:
- the galE gene encoding UDP-glucose 4-epimerase GalE yields the protein MGKILVTGGTGYIGSHTVVELQKQGFEVLIVDNLSNSRIEVLGNIAAITGIFPEFEHFDLADQSRTLDFFQRHKDIVGVIHFAAFKAVGESVANPLMYYHNNLYSLVNVLEGMKLSGVQNLVFSSSCTVYGQPEELPVTEKAPVQKAWSPYGNTKQMCEDILGFTVGVTGIKAIALRYFNPIGSHDSALIGELPLGTPNNLMPFITQTAIGIRESLKVFGGDYDTVDGTAVRDYIHVVDIAKAHVIAVERMIGNKGKSDLEIFNLGTGNGFSVLEVIHSFEKMSGEKLNYSIVDRRAGDVEKVWADTRYANEELGWKAERSLDDMTQSAWKWELKLKEKVLEAI
- the rfbB gene encoding dTDP-glucose 4,6-dehydratase, with the translated sequence MKNILITGGAGFIGSHLVRLFVNKYPQYKIINLDKLTYAGNLANLKDIEQKPNYEFVKADIVDEPTMMAIFEAYKFDAVIHLAAESHVDRSISNPKEFIMTNIVGTVNLLNAARSIWKDNFDGKRFYHISTDEVYGSLGDEGKFLESTPYDPRSPYSASKASSDHLVRAYNHTFGMPTVISNCSNNYGPFQFPEKLVPLCINNIRHSKPLPVYGTGSNIRDWLFVEDHAKAIDLIFHKGGIGETYNIGGNNEWTNLDLVKKLCEIMDQKMGRAPGTSEQLITFVKDRAGHDFRYAIDSSKLQQELGWKPEVVFAEGFEKTIEWYLSNQAWLDFVTTGNYLKYYDDMYKNR
- a CDS encoding long-chain fatty acid--CoA ligase, encoding MEQHLVQVLRNRAAQYTDREVFRFRPSGSKTYQSTTWKEVVLHVDEVALSLLSLGFGPKSNIGIFSANKPEWTIADYGIMAIRGVVVPFFSTASKTQVKYIVDETSMQLMFVGNKEQLESAVWLMNNNSTLRKVVSFDETAIDGKDERLMGWSDFMALGKQAAASTTDLEKILAQAEPDDLATIIYTSGTTGEPKGVMLGQDNFISCLKIHDQRLDVNDKDVSMCFLPLSHIFERAWSFYMIHCGVTLVFLENPKSVIEELPLAQPTLMCTVPRFFEKTYEGIRAEEAKWSPIKRKIFDWTIKVGYERSEYLKDSLPIPMGLQIKYKIANKVTLQKLRSIFGGSIRTMPCSGAAIRTELLRFFHATGIFVNYGYGASETTATVSCFRTDHYEFGSCGTVMPDVEVKMDEKGEILVKAATVFKGYYNKPNETAKVLTDGWYHTGDKGSFSSLGNLVMEDRLNDIFKTSGGKYVSPQKIELLLSNDPFIEQAIVIGDNRKYISALIIPSFLTLKLRTELNILPEHSPQEIIDNPLVIGFLNERIKEIQEELTPYERVVKFTLLPEAFSIENDSLTGTLKLKRKVINLKFQELIEKMY
- a CDS encoding lysophospholipid acyltransferase family protein — protein: MNLIITGIFLVFVFLIGLIPFPVLYLFSDLIRFILQRLVGYRKEVISSNLRGSFPDATEQEMQKMISDVYKNLADVTVEGLKAFSMTPKQVKRRHRIVNPELIESFLSQGKSIIAVPAHFNNWEWGSLSPGLFTHYPIYALYKPLSNKYIDRFAKWSRSKFGTSLASIYKTGALFEKNAGSPSIYIMAADQSPTNVRKSIWVNFMNRDTAFLHGPENYARRYDMPVLYGDVQRVKRGYYTLEISVIADNPKELPEGEITRRYAGKLEELIRKNPGSWLWSHRRWKLTR
- the mgrA gene encoding L-glyceraldehyde 3-phosphate reductase produces the protein MDYTPEPGRYREMLYRRCGKSGLMLPAVSLGLWHNFGHVDDFKTSRAIALKAFDRGITHFDLANNYGPPPGSAESNFGKILSQDLKPWRDELIISSKAGYLMWPGPYGEWGSRKYLISSIDQSLKRMGLEYVDIFYSHRPDPDTPLEETMTALDQIVRQGKALYAGISNYPPDMTVKAISILEQLGTPCLIHQPRYNMLDRWAENGLLQVLGAEGIGCIVYSPLAQGLLTDRYLKGIPRDSRAAKPHGFLKEDRVPEVMPQIQQLNAIAGKRGQSLAQMALAWLLKDERVTSVLIGASSVRQLEDSLQSLQKLNFSQEELKQIETLLNTSASNY
- the fabD gene encoding ACP S-malonyltransferase, whose protein sequence is MKAYVFPGQGAQFVGMGKDLYDNFPIAKEMFEKANEILGYRITDLMFAGTDEDLRQTKVTQPAIFLHSVILAATLGENFTPDMVAGHSLGEFSALVANKALTFEDGLRLVYARALAMQKACEAEPSTMAAILGLDDDKVEVVLKDIEEVVVPANYNSPGQLVISGSFKGIEIACEKLKEAGAKRALPLKVGGAFHSPLMEPARVELAAAIEATQFNTPICPIYQNVNAKPFSSPEEIKANLVAQLTSPVRWTQTVQNMVADGGDTFIEVGPGTVLQGLVKKIAPDVQAMSAS